In Alphaproteobacteria bacterium, the DNA window CTGCTCGCGCGTGGTGCCATATTCGTGCATGTGCCGCGCCGCAGCCAGCGCGTAGGACGTGATCGGCTGGCGCGGCCGGTAGGGCGCCTCATAGGGGTCCGGACGCGAGCTCGACACCAGGCGCCCCGCTGCCGAGCGCTGGTTGCTGGCATAGGCGATCAGAGCCACATCGCAGATACCGGCCTGCAGCGCCATGGTGGCGATCAGCACCTGGGAGAGGTTGGACGAGCCGCCGATCACCGTCGAATCGGAGAACTTCGGCTTGATACCGAGATATTCGGCAAGGCTGAGCGAGCCCATATTGAGCTGCATCGAGGTGCAGAACACAGCGTCCACGTCGCTGATGGCAAGGCCGGCATCGCCGAGCGCAGCCTGTGTCGTGGCAGCCAGCAGCTCGAGCTCGGACAACCCGGACATCTCGCCAAGGCCATAAGTGCCGGCGCCAGCGACGATGCTCGCCGCGCGCAAGGTGCCGCTCATTGCCCAGCTCCCACGGCTGGGCGGAAGACGAGTAGGGCCGCCTCGTCTTCCTGAATGATCTCGGCCTCGACGGCCATGCCAATGCTTACCTCTTGCGGCGCGATACCCTGGACCCGGCTCATCAGGCGCGCGCCCTCCTCGAGAGTGATCAAGGCCACATTGTGGTCGCCGCCCTGGTTCGGCTTGCGGCGCACGATGCTGGTCGAGTAGACCGTGCCGCGGCCCGAGGGTTTGCGCCAGACCAATGCCTCACTGCCACAATGGGGGCAGACGGCGCGCGGATAGAACACCCATTCGCTGCAGTCATCGCAGCACTGTAGGCGCAGACGCCCAGCCGCGAGATTGTCGAAATAGGTTTGTTCCGGCCCGGCTGTCATGCCTCGTCTCCCTCTTGTCTCCCCAACAGCGTCCGCCACCAGGGGGGCAACGCAAAGGCGGCGCGATGAATGTCGGGCGTATAATGGCGCCCAGCATAGTGTGACACCGGATTTGAATAGTCGTGCCCGTCAGCGCTGTACAGGAAGAAACCGAAATCCGCGCCCGGATAGATGGGCACCACCGAACGGTAGGCCGCGAGATGGGGCAGTAGGCGGTGCACGCGCATAAGACTGACCAAATTAGGCGCACCGTCGTTGCACAACTCCTGTAAGAAGCGTGGTCCGTCGGTGGTGAGAAACAGGCTGTCGGAATCGACCACCACCCCACCCTCAGCGAGGCACGCGGCGAGATCGTGGCAGAACGCTTCGCCGAACAAACCGCCTGAGGGGCCGACCGGCTCGGTGAGGTCGAGCAGGATGACGTCAAAGCGCTCAACGCCCGCCCGCGCCTCACGCAAATAGGTGCCGGCGTCCGCCACCACGATCTCGGCGCGGGGGTCATCACCGTCCTCGGCGAGGCCGAGAAAGCGGTTGGATACCTCAATCACGCGCGCATCGATTTCGACCATGACCACGCGCGCAACAAAAGAATGGACCAGGGCCTGGCGCAAGGCACCGCCATCGCCCCCGCCGACGATCAGCACCGAGGCGCGCTCGCGGTGGCGACCCAGCAGCGGCACGTGCAGCGCCATCTCGTGATAGAGGAATTCATCGGCCTGCGAGGCCTGGATCAGCCCGTCCAGCACCAGCACGCGGCCGAGCACCGCATGCTCCCAGACCTCAATCTCCTGGTGCGCGCTCCGCTCGCGGTGCAGACGCCGCATCTTTAGAGCCTGGGCCACGCCCAAACCCTCGTCGCGCTCGCGCCACCAGATCTCATCTTCGCTCATGGCCCCGTCCCGCCTCCTCGCCGCTGCCATTGCATAGCATGACAGGCCTGCGCAGGATGCTATTTTTGCGGCACCCTGTGTTAGGCTTTGGCGCACGAAAGGGGCAAGACGATGGGGGTTAAGCCTATGCTGCGTGTCACCATCCAGATATTGGCAGCAGCCTTAGTGGCGACCAGTGTGGCGGGCGTTGCGGCCCAGGGCCTGAAGTCAGAGGCCCCGGTCGCCTACCGCTCTTTCGCGCGGGCGCCGCTGTACCGTGCCTTCCCACCCACCTCAGTGGACCTGGCCTATGCCTCCCCG includes these proteins:
- a CDS encoding polyamine aminopropyltransferase encodes the protein MSEDEIWWRERDEGLGVAQALKMRRLHRERSAHQEIEVWEHAVLGRVLVLDGLIQASQADEFLYHEMALHVPLLGRHRERASVLIVGGGDGGALRQALVHSFVARVVMVEIDARVIEVSNRFLGLAEDGDDPRAEIVVADAGTYLREARAGVERFDVILLDLTEPVGPSGGLFGEAFCHDLAACLAEGGVVVDSDSLFLTTDGPRFLQELCNDGAPNLVSLMRVHRLLPHLAAYRSVVPIYPGADFGFFLYSADGHDYSNPVSHYAGRHYTPDIHRAAFALPPWWRTLLGRQEGDEA
- a CDS encoding Zn-ribbon domain-containing OB-fold protein — encoded protein: MTAGPEQTYFDNLAAGRLRLQCCDDCSEWVFYPRAVCPHCGSEALVWRKPSGRGTVYSTSIVRRKPNQGGDHNVALITLEEGARLMSRVQGIAPQEVSIGMAVEAEIIQEDEAALLVFRPAVGAGQ